A part of Paenibacillus sp. IHBB 10380 genomic DNA contains:
- a CDS encoding carboxypeptidase M32, which translates to MANDVKLKLEQFKELVRKIRSYYEAVALLHWDLRTGAPRKGAEVRSETIGMLDTEMFKLQISDEMGEFLKYFSNPSVAEQLDDIDRRIVLDCQKEYDRSKLIPAKKFQEYSVLTAHAQTLWEEAKENSDFEGFEPHLSKIVEIKQEFINYWGVKGTRYDTLIDMYEPDMTVEKLDQVFSRLRGRLVPLLEAIKASGNKPESEFLNQIFEKEQQEKFGLFILEQMGYDFEAGRQDESVHPFATGLNPGDVRITTHYLQDDVTSALFSSLHEGGHALYEQNIDASLAGTPLAEGTSMGIHESQSRLWENMIGRSRSFWDRYYSDLQQHFGPQLQDVEMEDFYRAVNRVENSLIRIEADELTYNLHIIIRYEIEKMLFNEGLSVKDLPKVWNEKYEEYLGVTPPNDGLGVLQDVHWSGGDFGYFASYSLGNMYAAQIVNTMRKELPQFEQFIASGELLPIKEWLTDKIYRYGKSRTPSELILAITGEDLNPDYLADYLEEKYKEIYKL; encoded by the coding sequence ATGGCAAATGATGTAAAATTAAAATTGGAACAATTTAAAGAACTGGTTCGAAAAATACGAAGTTATTACGAGGCAGTAGCTTTGCTTCATTGGGATCTTCGGACAGGTGCTCCACGTAAAGGGGCAGAAGTTCGCTCAGAAACCATAGGGATGTTGGATACAGAAATGTTCAAACTTCAAATTTCAGATGAAATGGGAGAGTTCTTGAAATATTTCTCCAACCCTAGTGTCGCTGAACAACTAGATGATATCGACCGGAGAATCGTTCTTGATTGTCAAAAAGAGTACGACCGCAGTAAATTAATTCCAGCTAAAAAGTTTCAGGAATACTCAGTGCTAACCGCACACGCCCAGACTCTTTGGGAGGAAGCTAAAGAGAATAGTGACTTTGAAGGCTTTGAACCTCATCTAAGTAAAATTGTAGAGATCAAGCAGGAGTTTATCAATTACTGGGGAGTCAAAGGAACGCGTTATGACACACTCATCGATATGTATGAGCCTGATATGACTGTGGAGAAGCTGGATCAGGTGTTCAGCAGACTTCGTGGTAGATTGGTTCCTCTTCTTGAAGCTATTAAGGCATCGGGAAATAAGCCGGAGAGCGAGTTCTTAAATCAAATATTTGAGAAGGAACAACAAGAGAAATTTGGATTGTTTATATTAGAACAGATGGGCTATGATTTCGAGGCAGGCCGTCAAGATGAAAGTGTACATCCATTCGCGACAGGATTGAACCCAGGCGATGTACGGATCACAACTCATTATCTGCAAGATGATGTGACGAGTGCATTGTTCAGTTCCTTACATGAGGGTGGACACGCTCTATATGAACAAAACATTGATGCAAGCTTGGCAGGAACTCCACTGGCCGAAGGTACGTCTATGGGGATTCATGAGTCTCAATCTCGCCTTTGGGAGAATATGATTGGTCGTAGTCGTTCATTCTGGGATCGGTATTATAGCGATTTACAGCAACATTTCGGACCCCAACTGCAAGATGTGGAGATGGAAGACTTCTATCGTGCAGTGAACCGTGTTGAGAATTCTCTAATTCGCATTGAAGCGGATGAGTTGACTTACAATCTACATATTATTATTCGTTATGAGATTGAGAAGATGTTATTTAACGAAGGATTGTCTGTCAAAGATCTACCTAAAGTGTGGAATGAGAAATACGAGGAGTATCTTGGAGTTACACCTCCAAATGACGGATTAGGTGTCTTGCAGGATGTTCACTGGTCAGGTGGGGACTTCGGTTACTTCGCATCCTATTCTCTTGGTAATATGTATGCAGCACAAATTGTGAATACGATGCGTAAGGAATTACCACAATTCGAACAATTTATCGCGAGTGGTGAATTGTTGCCGATCAAAGAATGGCTTACAGATAAAATCTATCGTTATGGAAAGAGCCGTACACCGTCTGAACTTATACTTGCCATTACAGGCGAGGACTTGAATCCAGATTATCTAGCTGATTATTTGGAGGAGAAGTATAAAGAAATCTATAAGCTGTAA
- a CDS encoding ABC transporter permease, protein MSTRSDKGLPVEQSWLDEIYQEQLKHQKKQRRSVFSVQMGILLLFFTLWETAGRFKWIDILLFSYPTRIFEQIWKDIVSGELWGHLAITVGETVVGFILGTLLGTLLAVLIWWSPFLSKVLDPYMVVFNSMPKVALGPLFIVIFGAGFAAIVITTLSVIVIITTLVVYNSFSEVDANLVKVVRTFGGSRSQVFRKVIFPASFPAIISTLKVNVGLSWVGVIVGEFLVAQMGLGYLIIYGFQVFNFTLVLASLFVIAVVATLMYQLVVYLEHKLVSHR, encoded by the coding sequence ATGAGCACGAGGAGTGATAAGGGCCTGCCTGTAGAGCAAAGTTGGCTTGATGAAATATACCAAGAACAACTAAAGCACCAAAAGAAACAGCGCCGCAGCGTGTTCTCTGTACAAATGGGAATATTGCTGCTCTTTTTCACCTTGTGGGAGACGGCTGGGCGTTTTAAATGGATTGATATACTTTTATTTAGCTATCCAACCCGAATATTCGAACAAATCTGGAAAGATATCGTGAGCGGAGAGTTATGGGGGCATCTAGCAATCACTGTAGGAGAGACGGTTGTTGGGTTCATTCTAGGGACATTGTTAGGAACCCTGCTTGCCGTGCTGATCTGGTGGTCGCCGTTCTTATCCAAGGTGTTAGATCCTTATATGGTTGTGTTCAATAGTATGCCGAAGGTTGCTCTAGGGCCTCTATTTATTGTCATATTCGGCGCTGGGTTTGCAGCTATTGTTATTACAACGTTATCGGTCATTGTGATTATCACGACGCTTGTCGTCTACAATAGCTTCTCAGAAGTGGATGCTAATTTAGTTAAGGTGGTACGAACGTTCGGAGGCTCTAGATCCCAAGTATTTCGTAAAGTGATCTTTCCAGCCTCTTTTCCGGCCATTATTTCTACTTTGAAAGTTAACGTAGGTTTGTCTTGGGTAGGCGTTATTGTCGGAGAATTTCTAGTCGCGCAGATGGGTCTTGGATATCTGATTATTTATGGATTTCAAGTGTTCAATTTCACGCTTGTATTGGCTAGTTTATTTGTAATCGCTGTTGTCGCTACATTGATGTATCAGCTTGTTGTGTATTTGGAGCATAAGTTAGTGTCGCACAGGTAA
- a CDS encoding aromatic acid exporter family protein, translating to MGFRVIKTAIATLMSILIANAVGIPSPQSAGLLAILGVEVTRKRSLRTVTARFFASLVGLLFACGLFALFGFHFWVLALYVLFGFPLIVKSSFKEGIVTSSVVVFRVFGSGNVSLDTLLTQIELLVIGLGSAMIVNMIYMPTGGEQMMDIRKKVDGLFAVIFSHVGRTLRDPNYIWNGNEIIEAGKAIQSGAQASNRAMENQLVHPDEAWNIYFYMRREQLDLIMLMMQIIAEVYQKLPQADLVAELFEQLSGDVTVEQYTGRTEQLLSQLEQDFKKMDLPTTREEFEVRSSILQLCRELSLYLKIAKKNKTSVPEPEKTRAFFL from the coding sequence ATGGGGTTTCGAGTGATCAAAACAGCGATTGCCACGCTAATGTCCATTTTGATTGCTAACGCAGTGGGGATTCCTAGTCCTCAATCAGCGGGTTTACTGGCAATACTTGGTGTGGAGGTGACGCGCAAAAGAAGTCTTAGGACGGTTACGGCTCGTTTTTTTGCCTCACTAGTGGGGCTTCTTTTTGCGTGTGGCTTGTTCGCACTATTTGGATTCCATTTCTGGGTACTTGCTCTATATGTTTTGTTCGGATTTCCTCTGATTGTGAAGTCCAGCTTCAAAGAAGGTATTGTAACGAGTTCAGTCGTAGTATTCCGTGTGTTTGGTAGTGGGAATGTGTCATTGGATACGTTGCTCACACAAATAGAATTACTTGTCATTGGACTAGGGTCTGCGATGATTGTGAATATGATCTATATGCCAACAGGTGGAGAACAGATGATGGATATTCGCAAAAAAGTGGACGGACTGTTCGCCGTTATTTTCAGTCATGTAGGTCGTACGCTACGCGATCCGAATTACATATGGAATGGAAATGAAATTATTGAAGCGGGTAAAGCCATCCAGAGTGGGGCTCAAGCATCCAATCGTGCGATGGAGAACCAGTTGGTTCATCCAGATGAGGCGTGGAATATTTACTTTTATATGCGAAGAGAACAACTAGATTTGATAATGCTGATGATGCAGATCATTGCAGAAGTGTACCAGAAGCTTCCACAAGCCGATTTAGTAGCCGAGCTGTTCGAACAATTAAGTGGTGATGTGACTGTAGAACAATACACAGGGCGTACAGAACAATTACTAAGTCAATTGGAACAGGATTTTAAGAAGATGGATCTTCCGACAACGAGAGAGGAATTTGAAGTTCGATCCTCTATTCTACAACTGTGCCGTGAACTATCTTTGTATCTAAAAATAGCTAAGAAAAACAAAACCTCTGTGCCAGAGCCAGAGAAAACAAGAGCGTTCTTCTTGTAG
- a CDS encoding ABC transporter substrate-binding protein: MRKGTKSLAAAISVLLLCSIVATGCGDKISVTKVKIGEVTRSVFYAPEYVALEKGFFKEEGLDVELQTTFGGDKTMTALLSNAVDVALVGSETSIYVYQQGSEDPVINFAQLTQTDGTFLVARQKSGTFAWDQLKDSTFLGQRKGGMPQMAGEFALKKQGIDPHQDLELIQNIEFANIAAAFASGTGEYVQLFEPQASIFEKEGKGHVVASFGVESGHLPYTVFMAKQSFIKKNPETVQKFTNAVQKAQTWVAGHSPEEITDVILPYFKDTDRDIVISAVKRYQEQGTYATDPILDDKEWNNLLDVMDSAGELKNQVAHEAIVDNSFADKAKSSSK; the protein is encoded by the coding sequence ATGCGGAAAGGAACGAAAAGCTTAGCGGCTGCGATATCTGTGCTTCTCTTGTGCAGTATTGTGGCTACGGGATGTGGTGATAAGATTTCTGTAACCAAGGTGAAGATTGGTGAAGTGACTCGATCGGTATTTTATGCTCCTGAGTATGTCGCTTTGGAGAAGGGATTTTTTAAGGAAGAAGGGTTAGACGTTGAACTCCAAACGACTTTTGGTGGAGATAAGACGATGACCGCGTTGTTATCAAATGCTGTAGATGTGGCACTTGTAGGTTCGGAGACGTCGATTTATGTGTATCAGCAAGGATCGGAGGACCCTGTTATCAACTTCGCTCAATTGACACAGACGGACGGAACCTTCCTTGTTGCTAGGCAAAAGAGTGGAACATTTGCTTGGGATCAGTTGAAGGATAGCACTTTTCTTGGACAGCGTAAGGGTGGAATGCCTCAAATGGCAGGAGAGTTTGCACTGAAGAAGCAGGGGATTGATCCTCATCAAGATCTGGAATTAATTCAGAATATTGAGTTTGCCAACATTGCAGCTGCCTTTGCGTCGGGTACAGGTGAATATGTACAGCTATTCGAACCCCAAGCCTCTATTTTTGAAAAAGAAGGAAAAGGGCATGTGGTAGCTTCCTTTGGGGTGGAGAGCGGACATCTTCCTTACACGGTGTTTATGGCGAAACAAAGCTTTATCAAGAAAAATCCGGAAACGGTACAGAAATTTACGAATGCTGTGCAGAAAGCTCAGACTTGGGTAGCGGGACATAGCCCCGAAGAGATTACAGATGTTATTCTGCCTTATTTTAAAGATACAGATCGTGATATTGTCATCTCTGCGGTCAAGAGGTATCAAGAACAAGGGACATATGCGACGGATCCGATACTTGACGATAAGGAATGGAACAATCTTCTAGATGTTATGGATAGCGCAGGAGAACTGAAGAATCAGGTAGCACACGAAGCCATTGTAGACAATAGTTTTGCTGACAAAGCTAAATCTTCCTCGAAGTAA
- a CDS encoding membrane protein: MKKWIMIVMAFTLIFATIAPSSVDARRGGGGGFKSGTKSFTNTPKKSTTNNNVSKSKSNTNSGTTAKRGFFSGGGLMKGLMIGGLAGMLFGGMFGNMGFMGDFMGLVINMLAIYVLFMIARAGFRAYKNRRKPADDRDGRY; this comes from the coding sequence ATGAAGAAATGGATTATGATTGTTATGGCTTTCACACTAATATTCGCAACAATTGCACCATCTAGTGTAGACGCAAGACGTGGCGGTGGTGGTGGTTTCAAGTCAGGTACTAAATCTTTTACGAACACACCTAAGAAATCAACAACGAACAACAATGTGTCGAAATCGAAGTCTAATACCAATTCTGGAACGACTGCTAAACGTGGATTTTTTAGCGGCGGTGGCTTGATGAAGGGATTAATGATCGGTGGTTTAGCAGGAATGTTATTCGGCGGCATGTTCGGTAACATGGGCTTCATGGGTGACTTTATGGGATTGGTCATTAATATGCTAGCTATTTATGTTCTCTTCATGATCGCACGTGCAGGATTCAGAGCATACAAGAATCGTCGCAAACCTGCTGATGATCGTGACGGAAGGTACTGA
- a CDS encoding Shedu anti-phage system protein SduA domain-containing protein, whose translation MKVYERDYTVLTSTERSEYDLILEKEKVDRLGELDIRVNLFRKYPKAARHFLSLFPNNYLDTVDLENSEEIKSVVNQFLTMLNDGSITNEREIARFIQEIKAYYILGSIFNYYDFGHHEAFIFPEFQLSSTYKVDYLLIGRNSDGYSFIFVELEHPEKQITLADGELGNAFRKGIKQVKDWRSWIFGNFSTLTSTIIKYKHPDKQLPDEFYTFDPTRCNYVVVAGRREDLNDTTRRIRREHLEEQKIRLLHYDNICDIR comes from the coding sequence ATGAAAGTATATGAAAGAGATTACACTGTTTTAACAAGTACTGAGAGAAGCGAGTATGATCTAATTCTAGAGAAAGAAAAAGTCGATAGACTAGGTGAGTTAGATATTAGAGTGAACCTTTTTAGGAAATATCCTAAAGCAGCCAGACATTTTTTGAGCCTTTTTCCGAACAATTATTTAGATACTGTAGATTTAGAAAATAGTGAAGAAATTAAATCTGTAGTGAACCAGTTCTTAACAATGTTGAACGATGGTTCAATTACTAATGAGCGTGAAATTGCAAGATTTATTCAAGAAATCAAAGCGTATTATATACTAGGTTCAATTTTTAATTATTATGATTTTGGACATCACGAAGCTTTCATATTTCCTGAATTTCAACTAAGTTCTACTTACAAAGTTGATTATCTATTAATTGGTCGTAACTCTGATGGTTACTCTTTTATTTTTGTAGAACTTGAACATCCTGAAAAGCAAATCACTTTGGCAGATGGTGAACTTGGAAATGCTTTTAGGAAAGGAATAAAGCAAGTAAAGGATTGGAGAAGTTGGATCTTTGGAAATTTCTCAACTTTAACTAGCACTATTATAAAATATAAACATCCAGATAAGCAATTACCTGATGAATTTTATACATTTGACCCTACTCGATGTAACTACGTTGTAGTTGCTGGAAGAAGGGAAGATTTAAATGATACTACTCGTAGAATTAGACGAGAGCACCTTGAGGAACAAAAAATCAGGCTTCTTCATTATGATAATATTTGCGATATACGTTAG
- a CDS encoding outer spore coat protein CotE, whose amino-acid sequence MSLSRKHQCREIITKAICGKGRKFSTVTHTVTPPHNPTSILGAWIINHQYEAVAAGDGIEVIGTYDINIWYSYDRNSQTDVAKESVPYVDFVPLSYLDPKHRTSTVEVSAEASQEPSCVEASVSSGGGSVLIRVEREFSVELVAETKVCVQICTNGCGDYEDKEFDYSDDGIVDYDELDPDSLDDDL is encoded by the coding sequence ATGTCATTAAGCCGTAAACATCAATGTAGAGAGATTATAACGAAAGCGATCTGCGGCAAAGGTCGTAAGTTCTCTACCGTAACACATACCGTAACTCCGCCTCATAACCCGACTAGTATACTAGGTGCTTGGATTATAAATCACCAGTACGAAGCGGTTGCAGCTGGAGACGGAATTGAAGTTATTGGTACTTACGATATCAACATTTGGTATTCCTATGACAGAAACTCTCAAACCGACGTTGCGAAGGAATCAGTACCCTATGTAGATTTTGTTCCGCTATCGTATCTAGATCCCAAACACCGGACTTCAACGGTAGAGGTCTCTGCGGAGGCATCACAGGAACCAAGTTGTGTTGAAGCCAGTGTATCTTCAGGCGGAGGAAGTGTCCTCATCCGCGTTGAGAGAGAGTTCTCAGTAGAACTAGTAGCTGAGACGAAAGTATGCGTACAGATCTGCACGAATGGCTGTGGAGATTATGAAGACAAAGAATTTGATTATTCGGATGATGGAATTGTAGATTACGATGAGCTAGACCCCGATTCACTGGATGACGACCTGTAG
- a CDS encoding beta-class carbonic anhydrase: MSHINEILDFNRQFVENKEYEPYLTGKFPDKRIVVITCMDTRLVELLPKAMNFKNGDVKVIKNAGAIISQPFGSVMRSVLVAIYELNADEVFVVGHLDCGMAALNADHMINKMKERGIPETVLSTLENSGIKLTKWLRGFSDIKEGIIHTVGVINKHPLLPTNTPVHGMIIDPETGSLELVIDGYDHLG, from the coding sequence ATGAGTCACATTAACGAAATTTTGGATTTCAATCGTCAATTTGTAGAGAACAAAGAATATGAGCCCTATCTAACTGGCAAATTCCCAGATAAAAGAATTGTTGTCATAACATGTATGGACACTCGCCTAGTAGAACTGCTACCCAAAGCAATGAACTTTAAGAATGGTGATGTAAAAGTCATCAAAAACGCTGGAGCAATCATTTCACAACCATTTGGAAGTGTTATGCGGAGTGTGCTTGTCGCTATATATGAACTAAACGCAGATGAAGTATTTGTTGTGGGTCATTTAGATTGTGGTATGGCGGCCTTGAATGCGGACCACATGATAAATAAAATGAAAGAACGTGGCATTCCCGAGACTGTATTGTCCACACTTGAGAATTCTGGGATTAAATTAACGAAATGGTTGCGAGGATTTAGCGACATAAAAGAAGGTATAATTCATACTGTAGGTGTCATTAATAAACATCCATTACTACCCACTAACACACCTGTACACGGCATGATCATTGACCCAGAGACGGGGTCTTTGGAACTTGTGATAGATGGATATGATCATTTGGGTTAG
- a CDS encoding YxcD family protein: MVLSMDEIINAICLHIAERKRIRPTDVKVELSWDEDSGYSAEVWAEGRSQFLVESNMIEAILRYLQSEYQVRAYREQVTLDLDEEITAIVTIE; the protein is encoded by the coding sequence ATGGTTCTAAGTATGGATGAAATCATTAACGCCATCTGTCTTCACATCGCTGAACGCAAAAGAATTCGACCAACAGATGTAAAGGTCGAGCTTAGCTGGGATGAAGACAGCGGGTATTCCGCTGAGGTATGGGCTGAAGGTCGAAGCCAATTCTTAGTAGAATCCAACATGATCGAAGCAATCCTTCGTTATCTACAGAGTGAATACCAAGTTCGCGCTTATCGTGAGCAAGTGACACTTGATCTAGATGAAGAGATCACAGCCATCGTAACAATCGAATAA
- a CDS encoding polysaccharide deacetylase family protein, with protein MNRVQQARVIFMFITINLLCVNITFAEPNSTFSKGREYYEKRGDIVWEVPTANKKLIALTFDDGPDPIRTPKILELLKQYEAKATFFVVGNRAEKLPDIVKRAQQEGHEIGNHSYSHPTFRQASIQGLRSELDRTQEIIYKATGHKPTLYRPPGGSYNELAVNICKENELLMILWSWDQDTKDWTSPGVGKIVNKVLKNVHNGDIILMHDYVYKSSQTVEALAKILPELKRRGYSFVTVSELLKNKDSNSDKHMKVTN; from the coding sequence ATGAATAGAGTACAACAAGCTCGCGTAATATTCATGTTTATAACTATAAATTTATTATGTGTAAACATTACCTTTGCTGAGCCCAATTCTACTTTCAGTAAAGGGAGAGAGTATTATGAGAAACGCGGAGACATCGTATGGGAAGTACCGACAGCCAATAAGAAGCTAATTGCACTAACCTTTGATGATGGACCTGATCCTATAAGAACTCCGAAAATTCTTGAATTACTGAAACAATATGAAGCAAAGGCCACTTTCTTTGTTGTCGGTAATCGCGCAGAAAAGTTACCTGATATCGTTAAGAGGGCACAACAAGAGGGACATGAAATTGGAAACCATTCCTACTCTCATCCTACTTTCAGACAAGCCTCCATCCAAGGATTGCGATCGGAATTAGATCGAACACAAGAGATTATCTATAAGGCCACGGGTCACAAACCAACGCTATATCGTCCACCTGGTGGAAGCTATAATGAATTGGCTGTGAATATATGTAAAGAAAATGAATTATTAATGATCCTCTGGTCATGGGATCAGGATACCAAGGATTGGACCAGCCCAGGTGTAGGCAAAATTGTAAACAAAGTACTCAAAAACGTACATAATGGAGATATTATACTTATGCACGATTATGTTTATAAGAGCTCTCAAACCGTTGAAGCTCTAGCCAAAATTTTACCTGAACTTAAGCGAAGGGGATATTCCTTCGTTACCGTATCTGAGCTGCTAAAGAACAAAGACTCAAACTCAGACAAGCATATGAAAGTTACTAATTAA
- a CDS encoding ABC transporter ATP-binding protein — MLPVVELNHVAHVYVTDREASLAVNDLQISVAEGEFVSLVGPSGCGKTTILSIIAGLVIPTLGEALIYGHKLEGPSPEVGYMLQQDYLFPWRTIMDNALLGLELTNRLTSESKEMTSKLLEEMGLAGKERFYPSQLSGGMRQRVALVRTLATEPGLLLLDEPFSALDYQTKLQLEDLIVKTLRARDKTAVLVTHDLSEAIAMSDRVILLDRNPGTVRRMFEVPDNIRDALPFDARDQVGFQELFHEIWSEMESTSA; from the coding sequence ATGCTTCCCGTTGTTGAATTGAATCATGTCGCACACGTCTACGTTACGGACCGAGAGGCCTCTCTAGCTGTAAATGATCTTCAAATCTCCGTAGCTGAGGGCGAATTCGTCAGTCTTGTAGGTCCTAGTGGCTGTGGGAAGACGACTATTCTATCTATTATTGCGGGGCTCGTTATTCCGACTCTTGGTGAGGCTCTTATATATGGACACAAACTGGAGGGACCTTCTCCTGAAGTAGGGTATATGCTCCAACAAGATTACTTATTTCCTTGGCGAACTATTATGGATAATGCGCTGCTAGGGCTGGAATTAACCAATAGATTAACATCTGAAAGTAAAGAGATGACCTCAAAGTTATTAGAAGAAATGGGACTCGCAGGTAAAGAAAGGTTCTATCCATCACAGCTCTCAGGGGGGATGCGGCAACGGGTAGCACTCGTGCGCACGTTAGCAACAGAACCCGGTCTATTATTGCTTGATGAACCGTTCTCTGCGCTCGATTATCAGACGAAGCTCCAGCTGGAGGATCTGATCGTAAAGACTTTACGAGCTCGAGACAAGACGGCTGTGCTCGTCACTCATGATTTATCTGAAGCGATTGCGATGAGTGATCGTGTAATTCTTCTAGATCGAAACCCGGGAACGGTTCGTCGGATGTTCGAAGTACCGGATAATATACGTGATGCACTTCCTTTTGATGCGCGTGATCAAGTGGGATTTCAAGAGCTTTTCCATGAAATATGGAGCGAAATGGAAAGTACAAGTGCATAG
- a CDS encoding PadR family transcriptional regulator has product MNTLSYGLLAFLSRAPYSGYDLMLKLQPYWPAKHSQIYPILSQMESDHLLTSTWIKQCEKPDKKIYNITEDGIRMLKEWMYLPLADPITRDELSMKTYCMWMTNIDNAIDIIERREAYYLKRLNIFNLLLEDMPEEKREFGNHEFYDYLLVQKGVYSVSAGLEWTRMMLETLKNQRTKQQQL; this is encoded by the coding sequence ATGAATACACTCTCTTACGGTTTGCTGGCCTTTCTTTCGCGGGCCCCTTACTCTGGTTACGATCTTATGCTGAAGCTTCAACCGTATTGGCCTGCTAAGCATAGTCAGATCTATCCCATCCTATCTCAAATGGAGTCTGATCATCTTCTGACCTCTACTTGGATCAAACAATGTGAGAAACCCGACAAGAAAATTTATAATATCACAGAGGATGGAATTCGTATGCTAAAAGAGTGGATGTATCTTCCTCTAGCGGATCCCATCACACGTGATGAATTGTCTATGAAAACATATTGTATGTGGATGACTAACATTGACAATGCTATTGATATTATTGAGAGGAGAGAAGCCTATTACCTTAAACGCTTAAATATTTTCAATCTTCTATTAGAAGATATGCCTGAGGAGAAACGGGAGTTCGGAAATCATGAATTTTATGATTATTTACTCGTACAAAAGGGTGTCTACAGCGTGTCAGCAGGACTTGAGTGGACCCGTATGATGTTAGAAACTTTAAAAAATCAACGCACGAAACAGCAACAACTCTAA
- a CDS encoding DDE-type integrase/transposase/recombinase produces the protein MRPLKPIISSKAIERFETEPGEQASVDWGHFRVDWNQSQKRLYAFVMVLGYSRTLYVGYTEDEKVQTLIGCHERAMAYFGWITRTCLYDNMKTVAVGQDEQGEVIWNERFAKFANHHGSILRRCSPIAREQKEKWQMVLVIYGKTSGLRITKFLVYHPRFYIIS, from the coding sequence ATGAGGCCACTGAAGCCCATCATTTCTTCCAAGGCTATCGAGCGCTTTGAGACCGAACCAGGCGAGCAAGCATCGGTTGACTGGGGTCACTTTCGAGTAGATTGGAATCAATCCCAAAAGCGGTTATATGCGTTTGTTATGGTACTTGGTTATTCGCGCACGTTGTATGTGGGATATACAGAAGATGAGAAAGTACAGACGCTTATCGGCTGCCATGAACGAGCTATGGCGTACTTTGGATGGATAACAAGAACCTGCTTGTATGACAATATGAAGACCGTTGCCGTCGGACAAGACGAACAAGGTGAAGTCATATGGAACGAGAGATTTGCAAAGTTCGCCAACCATCATGGATCCATTCTTCGTCGTTGCAGCCCTATCGCCCGCGAACAAAAGGAAAAGTGGCAAATGGTGTTGGTTATATACGGAAAAACTTCTGGCCTACGCATTACTAAATTCCTCGTTTATCATCCTAGGTTTTATATTATCTCTTGA